In a genomic window of Pangasianodon hypophthalmus isolate fPanHyp1 chromosome 1, fPanHyp1.pri, whole genome shotgun sequence:
- the LOC113525157 gene encoding uncharacterized protein LOC113525157 — MAEKIENEEEEESLSDEELEPLSVDDYQMLLQLLKINLPKGALNPEVSQRLAHPDVIKDSKTIVQDLRNAKITVVDKPRLSCVKVKRAYDLKERGKITDIIQILFFKTCKKASENSLKKRWEKNAPKSGCRFRMRGTFNETPISTPEKWLSSAGAGKAWFGNPEDNKNNATDCFGFFLREKGLDIEGVKYRREYPVESGFISGRLDFLLDITDPAGSSETSLSEKIIIECKGTKGNMVGDVFTLPHDESHQAEFNKSHEYYYQTQAYLYILKKELTPVPVRAVMVVKLAAEDKPKFYWGEVSDDTEHIEKLNHFCQEEALPRFLAVLNLIFRKVKERGGAGVMERDGEMESISSS; from the coding sequence ATGGCAGAAAAGATTGAAaacgaggaagaggaagaatCTCTCAGTGACGAGGAGCTCGAGCCTCTCAGTGTGGATGATTATCAGATGCTTCTGCAGTTGTTAAAGATTAACCTGCCTAAAGGAGCTTTAAATCCTGAGGTCAGTCAACGCTTGGCACATCCTGATGTCATCAAAGATTCAAAAACAATTGTACAAGATCTGAGAAACGCTAAAATCACAGTAGTTGACAAACCTCGTCTGTCGTGTGTGAAGGTTAAACGCGCTTACGACCTGAAAGAGAGAGGCAAGATTACAGACATcatacagattttattttttaaaacatgtaaaaaagcCTCAGAGAACAGCTTAAAGAAACGGTGGGAAAAAAACGCTCCTAAAAGCGGCTGCAGGTTCAGGATGAGAGGCACGTTTAATGAGACGCCGATCTCCACTCCTGAAAAGTGGCTCAGTTCTGCAGGCGCTGGAAAAGCCTGGTTTGGGAATCCAgaagacaacaaaaacaacGCAACAGACTGCTTCGGATTCTTCCTCAGAGAGAAAGGGCTTGATATAGAAGGCGTGAAGTACAGAAGAGAATATCCGGTGGAATCTGGGTTTATCTCTGGAAGGTTGGACTTTTTATTAGATATTACAGATCCAGCTGGAAGCAGTGAAACGTCACTGAGTGAGAAAATCATAATCGAATGTAAAGGTACAAAAGGCAACATGGTGGGGGACGTGTTCACTTTACCACATGATGAAAGTCATCAAGCTGAATTCAACAAATCTCATGAGTATTATTATCAAACTCAGGCCTATCTGTACATCCTGAAAAAGGAACTAACTCCAGTTCCGGTGAGAGCTGTGATGGTGGTGAAACTCGCCGCTGAAGACAAGCCGAAGTTCTACTGGGGCGAAGTGAGCGACGACACCGAGCACATCGAGAAACTGAACCACTTCTGCCAAGAGGAGGCGCTGCCTCGGTTCCTGGCTGTTCTCAACCTCATCTTTCGGAAAGTGAAGGAAAGAGGAGGAGCCGGAGTGATGGAAAGAGACGGAGAGATGGAAAGCATCAGCAGCAGTTGA